The Fictibacillus arsenicus genome contains a region encoding:
- a CDS encoding Crp/Fnr family transcriptional regulator: MIEIQDREMLEHYLKTQKIENIFNDEVKPHLSLFSFDHGELICSQGDPADCLYVLVKGKVKIFTTSPEGKTLILSFKKPLDSIGDIEYVQNGTEFINTVEAVSTVHMIGVHHRWLRKYASDHTPLLKFLLEVITQKFFIKSSSLSFNLLYPVEVRFASYLLSVCFEENETLATGRLSTAHLMDAANLIGTSYRHLNRVIQHLSKDGLIDRHNGFILVKDKEGLSAIAGHNNIYE, encoded by the coding sequence ATGATAGAGATTCAGGATCGTGAAATGCTAGAGCATTATTTGAAGACACAAAAAATCGAGAATATTTTTAACGATGAAGTGAAGCCTCATTTATCATTATTCAGCTTTGATCATGGTGAGTTGATTTGTTCTCAAGGCGATCCCGCTGATTGTTTGTATGTGCTTGTTAAGGGTAAAGTGAAAATTTTCACTACTTCCCCAGAGGGCAAAACGCTTATCCTTTCCTTTAAAAAGCCGCTGGATTCCATTGGTGATATTGAGTACGTGCAGAATGGGACCGAATTTATTAATACAGTTGAGGCTGTTTCAACTGTTCATATGATCGGTGTTCACCACCGATGGCTGAGGAAGTACGCGAGTGACCATACCCCTCTTCTAAAATTTTTGCTAGAAGTGATCACACAAAAGTTTTTTATCAAATCCAGCTCGTTAAGCTTTAACCTTCTGTATCCGGTTGAAGTACGATTCGCCAGTTACCTTCTTTCCGTTTGTTTTGAAGAAAATGAAACTCTTGCGACCGGCCGTTTAAGTACAGCGCATTTGATGGATGCAGCGAATCTCATAGGTACAAGCTATAGACACTTAAACCGGGTCATTCAGCATCTTTCAAAAGACGGACTCATTGATCGTCATAACGGGTTCATTTTAGTGAAAGACAAAGAGGGTTTAAGTGCGATCGCCGGTCACAATAACATCTATGAATAG
- a CDS encoding SDR family oxidoreductase encodes MKRKIAIVTGTSSGFGMLCAVELAKAGFEVISTVRGLDKAENLLRLADEQEVSDFIQLQTLDVTSEESVRSFAAYLSKFPSIDVLVNNAGFALGGFCEELSVDEYRLQFETNVFGVIAVTQTVLPIMRKNRTGRIINMSSISGKFGFPGLSPYTASKHALEGLSESLRLELKPFGIDVILVEPSSYQTNIWSSVDNTTVSRDSPYHFYMERLLDEIESGKAGHGNPLDVANLVAKIASQKKTPKLRYPIGKDIKISLFMKSIIPWKLLESVILKKLFDFKKR; translated from the coding sequence ATGAAAAGAAAAATAGCCATAGTGACTGGTACTTCCAGCGGATTCGGCATGCTGTGTGCAGTGGAACTCGCGAAGGCCGGTTTTGAAGTGATCAGTACGGTGAGAGGTTTGGATAAAGCGGAGAATCTATTGCGTTTGGCGGATGAACAAGAGGTGTCTGACTTCATTCAGCTGCAAACTCTTGATGTGACATCAGAGGAATCGGTTCGTTCTTTTGCAGCGTACCTTTCAAAGTTTCCTAGTATTGATGTGCTCGTGAACAACGCAGGGTTTGCACTTGGCGGTTTTTGTGAAGAACTTTCGGTGGATGAATACCGGCTGCAATTTGAGACGAACGTCTTTGGCGTGATCGCCGTGACACAAACTGTGCTTCCGATAATGAGGAAAAATCGGACAGGCAGGATCATCAACATGAGCAGCATCTCAGGAAAGTTTGGATTCCCGGGGTTGTCCCCTTACACGGCATCTAAGCACGCACTTGAAGGTCTGAGCGAGAGCCTCCGATTGGAATTAAAACCGTTTGGCATCGATGTCATCCTTGTTGAACCTAGTTCCTATCAGACAAACATCTGGTCATCGGTCGATAATACGACTGTGAGCAGGGATTCCCCCTATCATTTTTATATGGAAAGACTGCTTGATGAAATTGAGTCTGGCAAAGCGGGTCACGGAAATCCGCTGGATGTGGCAAATCTAGTAGCAAAGATTGCTTCACAAAAAAAGACACCGAAACTGCGGTACCCAATCGGTAAAGATATTAAAATAAGTCTTTTTATGAAGTCAATTATCCCTTGGAAACTTCTTGAGAGTGTAATCTTAAAAAAGCTGTTTGATTTTAAAAAAAGGTAG
- a CDS encoding DMT family transporter, giving the protein MFLGLFFAVLAGLLVGLQNIFNTKVNEQAGTWATTALVLGLGFLASMTLGLVFEGSGLFMLDNMKTWHWFSGLIGVGVVVCLVQGTRLLGPTYAIAIVLTSQLGFALLWDSLGWFGLEKIPFTFQQLVGVLVIAGGVIVFKFSSTEKKEVEQVQKPLKQYSVGR; this is encoded by the coding sequence ATGTTCTTAGGATTGTTCTTTGCGGTATTAGCTGGATTGCTTGTTGGTCTGCAAAACATTTTTAACACGAAAGTTAATGAACAGGCAGGTACATGGGCCACGACTGCTTTGGTATTGGGGTTGGGATTCCTTGCTTCCATGACGCTTGGCCTTGTTTTTGAAGGCAGCGGTCTGTTTATGTTGGATAACATGAAAACATGGCACTGGTTCAGCGGCTTGATCGGAGTCGGGGTGGTTGTTTGTCTCGTGCAGGGAACGCGACTGCTCGGTCCGACGTATGCCATCGCGATTGTGCTTACCTCACAGCTGGGATTTGCTTTGTTGTGGGACTCACTCGGCTGGTTCGGTTTAGAGAAGATTCCTTTTACGTTTCAGCAGCTGGTCGGCGTACTGGTGATCGCTGGAGGTGTAATCGTATTTAAGTTTAGCAGCACGGAAAAGAAAGAGGTTGAACAGGTTCAAAAACCTTTGAAACAATATTCAGTGGGCAGATAA
- a CDS encoding Lrp/AsnC family transcriptional regulator — MDTVDKQILLILQEQARISMTELGKKVALSQPAVTERVKRLEEKGMIDHYRAVVNAEKINKSTTAFLLFHTKNCEKFIHFCEQSPDVVELHRISGQYNYLLKIVTESMQSLEDLINASGKHGDSTTLIVLSSPIPLKNTIPIVEEE; from the coding sequence ATGGATACAGTTGATAAACAAATCTTGCTTATTCTTCAGGAGCAAGCACGCATATCAATGACAGAACTCGGAAAAAAGGTCGCTTTATCACAGCCTGCAGTGACGGAACGAGTCAAAAGGTTAGAGGAAAAAGGAATGATTGATCATTATAGAGCGGTAGTTAATGCGGAAAAAATAAACAAATCCACTACCGCTTTCCTGTTGTTTCACACAAAGAATTGTGAAAAGTTCATTCATTTTTGTGAACAATCTCCTGATGTAGTGGAACTTCACAGAATTAGCGGTCAATATAATTACTTGTTAAAAATAGTTACAGAGTCTATGCAATCACTAGAAGATCTTATTAACGCAAGCGGAAAACACGGGGATTCCACTACACTCATTGTGCTTTCCTCACCCATTCCCTTAAAAAATACAATTCCCATAGTGGAAGAAGAATAG
- a CDS encoding DUF4199 domain-containing protein, with amino-acid sequence MKRIPMLSNKNKNQEPKSNEIKNRESWLKIIIIGGFALLLFYKIATAPFVFRFSDFISLFSSLFAIAVTLIYFNKINKLEKMMEDYTKGRPVQQTEVQIAEEEVTEPDQKQLELFEEKVEEPRTAVEEETEEESLEEKEDEISEEIFETKRIKEEELEKIEMDKTQIYNELFTRAQLNEEEMKYFNERIREKETESFNTKQELNQFKERIQNVFKKTPQLFQKRDSRIEGIVRMLNPVTLKNASLEDLNQRLDAVIDVIPTETLDSLVRDGLLDSHYHLTRSGYREFIQVSKTFQ; translated from the coding sequence ATGAAACGTATTCCAATGCTATCAAACAAAAATAAAAATCAAGAACCGAAATCAAATGAGATCAAGAACCGTGAAAGCTGGCTTAAGATTATTATTATCGGTGGCTTCGCATTATTGTTATTTTACAAAATCGCAACAGCCCCATTCGTATTCCGTTTTTCGGATTTTATCTCGTTGTTTAGTTCACTGTTCGCAATTGCGGTTACATTAATCTATTTCAACAAAATCAATAAGCTGGAGAAGATGATGGAAGATTATACAAAGGGCAGACCAGTCCAGCAGACCGAAGTACAAATAGCCGAGGAAGAAGTGACAGAGCCAGACCAGAAGCAGCTGGAGCTTTTTGAAGAAAAAGTGGAAGAACCACGAACAGCTGTTGAAGAAGAAACGGAAGAAGAGTCTTTAGAGGAAAAAGAAGACGAAATCTCTGAAGAAATTTTTGAAACAAAACGCATCAAAGAAGAAGAGCTTGAAAAAATCGAAATGGATAAAACACAAATTTACAATGAATTATTTACTAGAGCTCAATTAAACGAAGAAGAAATGAAATATTTCAATGAAAGAATCAGAGAAAAAGAAACAGAATCCTTTAACACCAAACAAGAACTGAACCAGTTTAAAGAACGCATTCAAAATGTTTTCAAGAAAACGCCTCAGCTGTTTCAAAAAAGAGATTCAAGGATTGAAGGAATCGTTCGTATGCTGAATCCTGTTACACTGAAAAACGCATCACTAGAGGATCTCAATCAACGATTAGATGCAGTAATAGATGTTATACCAACCGAAACACTTGATTCATTAGTTCGAGATGGTCTCTTGGATTCACATTATCACCTAACACGTTCAGGCTATCGTGAATTCATTCAAGTCAGCAAGACATTTCAATAA
- a CDS encoding GntP family permease: protein MDIYLLLVTLAAIVIVIATVSWLKWHAFISLTVASLFLALMAGLSLDKIVTAYETGIGEVLGHLVGILALGTILGKMLSESGAGLQIGNFFIQIFGVKRLPWAMLLSGFIIGIPIFFEVGILILLPLVISLHKTTKQNILLIALPVIASLSIVDGLVPPRPGALAAISIYDANLGLVLLYSLVIALVAAVIAGPLFAKWVHKRVIPETEPELIRIDTDAKELPSSGMSFFIVLLPVFLMILAALAPYVQLSESGQKFFALIGNPVIALLIAVFAAYYFLGFRKGMNRDLITKFTEESLLPVGSIVLIIGAGGGFKQILVESGVGEIMGSMSEDLSLSPLVMAFIIASLIRIATGSATVALTTAAGIVSPIIEHMSGVNLELLVIATGAGSMMFSHVNDPGFWMVKEYLGLTVIETFKTLTVLETILSLTAFAGALLLNVFI, encoded by the coding sequence ATGGATATATATTTACTGCTTGTTACATTAGCAGCTATCGTCATTGTTATCGCAACCGTATCCTGGCTTAAATGGCATGCTTTTATCAGCTTAACAGTAGCCAGTTTATTTTTGGCTCTGATGGCAGGACTATCTTTAGATAAAATTGTAACCGCTTACGAAACCGGAATAGGAGAAGTTTTAGGACATCTGGTCGGGATATTGGCATTAGGTACAATATTAGGAAAAATGCTTTCAGAATCGGGAGCCGGACTTCAGATCGGCAATTTCTTTATACAGATTTTTGGTGTTAAACGCTTGCCGTGGGCTATGCTGCTTTCAGGTTTTATTATCGGTATTCCTATATTTTTCGAAGTAGGTATTTTAATTTTACTGCCTTTAGTCATTTCGTTACATAAAACTACGAAGCAAAATATTTTATTGATCGCCTTGCCGGTTATTGCAAGTCTATCTATCGTGGACGGTCTTGTTCCACCGCGTCCTGGCGCACTTGCTGCTATCAGCATATATGATGCCAATCTTGGGTTGGTTCTTCTTTACTCTCTTGTAATCGCACTTGTTGCTGCAGTTATTGCAGGTCCGTTGTTTGCAAAATGGGTGCACAAACGTGTTATTCCTGAAACAGAACCGGAATTAATCCGCATCGATACGGATGCAAAAGAACTGCCAAGCTCAGGAATGTCTTTCTTCATTGTTTTACTCCCAGTCTTTCTTATGATCCTCGCTGCTTTAGCACCATATGTACAACTTTCAGAAAGCGGGCAGAAATTCTTTGCACTTATCGGAAATCCGGTCATTGCATTATTAATCGCGGTATTTGCAGCATATTATTTTTTGGGATTCCGTAAAGGGATGAACAGAGATCTTATTACAAAATTTACGGAAGAAAGCCTTCTGCCTGTAGGTTCAATCGTTTTAATTATCGGAGCAGGCGGCGGATTTAAACAGATATTGGTCGAGAGTGGTGTTGGTGAGATAATGGGCAGCATGTCTGAAGATCTATCCCTGTCTCCGCTAGTGATGGCCTTTATCATTGCAAGCTTAATTCGAATTGCGACAGGCTCAGCAACGGTCGCCTTAACAACGGCTGCTGGAATTGTTTCTCCGATCATTGAACATATGTCCGGGGTCAATTTGGAATTGCTCGTTATTGCAACAGGTGCAGGATCCATGATGTTTTCGCATGTAAACGATCCAGGCTTTTGGATGGTAAAAGAATATCTTGGCTTAACCGTTATAGAAACCTTCAAAACGCTGACCGTGCTCGAAACCATACTTTCCTTAACCGCATTTGCAGGCGCTTTGCTGCTTAATGTATTTATATAA
- a CDS encoding LrgB family protein: protein MIENMLISTGITVFAYLIGLKIFQAANRNVWLNPLYTVTVFLFTFLPFLHLDYKAYENGSGLFSILMQTAIVSLAIPLYKQWPLIKKNFKKIGTGIFIGGAAGVGSTISLATLFGIKKDIMASLLPKAATLPVALSASGSLGGVPALTVLFVLTSALFSFICGPKVLEWLNIKSKAAKGLAMGASAQALGASKCLQWGEEEGAMSAIAMTTTAIIVSSLIPFYMLFS from the coding sequence ATGATTGAAAATATGTTAATCAGTACAGGAATTACCGTGTTTGCTTATCTTATTGGCTTAAAGATATTTCAAGCAGCAAATCGGAATGTTTGGCTAAACCCGCTCTATACTGTAACTGTGTTTCTGTTCACATTTCTTCCTTTCCTTCACTTAGATTATAAAGCTTACGAAAACGGCAGCGGTTTGTTTTCCATACTCATGCAAACAGCGATTGTTTCTTTGGCAATTCCGCTGTATAAACAATGGCCGCTCATCAAAAAGAATTTCAAAAAAATTGGTACAGGTATTTTTATTGGAGGTGCGGCAGGTGTTGGTTCAACTATATCTCTTGCCACTTTGTTCGGTATCAAAAAGGACATCATGGCGTCATTGCTTCCTAAAGCAGCCACATTGCCTGTCGCGCTTTCAGCATCTGGATCCCTTGGCGGAGTGCCTGCACTAACTGTTTTATTCGTTTTAACATCAGCTCTGTTTTCTTTTATCTGTGGTCCTAAAGTGTTAGAATGGCTAAACATAAAAAGCAAAGCAGCAAAAGGGCTCGCAATGGGTGCTTCAGCACAGGCGCTTGGAGCAAGCAAGTGCTTGCAATGGGGAGAAGAAGAAGGTGCTATGAGTGCAATTGCCATGACCACTACCGCCATCATTGTTTCATCCTTAATACCGTTCTATATGTTGTTT
- a CDS encoding DMT family transporter, producing the protein MRGIIFAFLAGGFITLQGVANSRISQDIGPWQAATVTQLTGFLMALLIVMIVRDRKWKNFKGVRPLYLTGGSFAAVVIYGNIFGIKEIGVTLTIAVILIAQLAITFLIDGKGWFGVLKQKMRLPQFIGIGMMIAGVVILKF; encoded by the coding sequence ATGAGAGGAATTATCTTTGCATTTTTAGCCGGGGGCTTTATCACGCTGCAAGGTGTAGCGAATTCCCGCATCAGTCAAGACATCGGTCCTTGGCAAGCTGCGACAGTTACCCAGTTAACTGGCTTCCTGATGGCATTATTGATCGTCATGATCGTTCGAGATAGAAAATGGAAAAACTTTAAAGGTGTAAGACCTTTGTATCTAACTGGCGGTTCTTTTGCGGCTGTTGTCATTTACGGAAATATTTTCGGGATTAAAGAAATCGGTGTTACTTTGACGATTGCAGTTATCCTGATTGCACAGCTTGCGATCACCTTTTTGATCGATGGGAAAGGCTGGTTCGGAGTATTGAAACAAAAGATGAGACTTCCACAGTTTATCGGCATCGGAATGATGATCGCCGGCGTGGTGATTCTGAAGTTTTGA
- a CDS encoding putative bacteriocin export ABC transporter, giving the protein MTVIELVNVSKTYDKAEILSNMNLKVEQGEMIAIIGESGKGKTTLLNIIGLISKKQSGDLTLFGKKNPSIYSKEAMMLRRKRIGYLFQNYGLVDDETVKWNLHLALEYKKLSKKEKEERIDSLLNDFGLAYLKNKMIYQLSGGEQQRIAIIRLILQESDLILADEPTASLDAENEQTILKYLKQLNEQGKTIVVVTHNKDILPYFSRVISLDDMYVKESKSAI; this is encoded by the coding sequence ATGACTGTTATTGAACTTGTGAACGTATCAAAAACCTATGACAAAGCGGAAATACTTTCGAATATGAACTTAAAGGTAGAGCAAGGTGAGATGATCGCCATAATCGGGGAAAGCGGAAAAGGGAAAACAACGCTGCTTAACATCATCGGACTCATCTCCAAAAAGCAAAGCGGAGATCTAACTCTGTTTGGAAAGAAAAATCCTTCCATTTACTCCAAAGAGGCTATGATGCTTAGACGTAAAAGAATCGGTTATCTGTTCCAAAACTACGGACTTGTTGATGATGAAACGGTCAAGTGGAACCTGCACCTGGCTCTTGAATATAAGAAGCTCAGTAAAAAAGAGAAAGAAGAAAGAATTGACTCCTTGCTGAATGACTTTGGTCTGGCATATTTAAAGAACAAGATGATCTACCAGCTAAGCGGCGGGGAGCAGCAGCGGATCGCGATCATCCGCCTTATCCTTCAGGAGAGCGATCTGATTCTAGCAGACGAACCAACCGCAAGTCTTGATGCCGAGAATGAACAAACGATACTAAAATATTTGAAACAATTGAACGAACAAGGCAAAACGATCGTCGTTGTCACTCATAATAAAGACATTTTGCCTTATTTCTCCCGAGTGATCTCATTAGACGATATGTACGTAAAGGAAAGCAAGTCTGCGATATAA
- a CDS encoding CidA/LrgA family protein translates to MHKIFWQFTLIFSSLAFGNAIVSIFRLPLSGSIVGMLLLFLSLLTGIIQIEWVEKAANVHLQHMTLLFIPPVIGALVYFHHIHMKIWKLGVVIAGSSLCIIVITGYSVELYEKLKRRLKQ, encoded by the coding sequence ATGCACAAGATATTTTGGCAGTTTACCCTGATCTTCTCTTCTCTAGCCTTTGGAAATGCCATTGTATCTATCTTCCGACTGCCCCTTTCCGGAAGTATTGTAGGAATGCTCTTACTGTTTTTATCACTTCTTACCGGCATCATTCAGATTGAATGGGTGGAAAAAGCCGCTAATGTTCACCTGCAGCATATGACATTGCTTTTTATCCCGCCTGTTATTGGAGCTTTAGTGTACTTTCACCATATTCATATGAAAATCTGGAAGCTTGGCGTCGTCATAGCCGGGAGCAGCTTATGTATCATCGTCATCACAGGATATTCTGTGGAGCTTTACGAAAAATTGAAAAGGAGACTAAAACAATGA
- a CDS encoding alkene reductase, which yields MYKKLLEPVEVGTWRLRNRIVMAPMTRCFADDQTGTVGDDVVEYYRRRAADGIGLIITEGIIISQRGKGTFNLPGLYTEGQVKGWEKVTDAVHEEGGTIIAQLWHVGRLTHHQVTGGFPPQAPSPIRAKGKVHRFGEPFDIPEEMTVDDIKEVIRQYAKAARNAILAGFDGVEIHGAHGYLIDQFNSDVTNQRTDRYGGNQRQRLTFMKEVTQAVMQEAGGNRTVLRFSEIKDDLPDFRWDNPEETLKLYVEAFKETGVEMLHPSTNHFAGFISKDHKLHELVRKYWSGISIGVGDLNPNTANQAIENGIIDLAAFGRPLLANPDFVQRLITNAKLEIYDKTKHLSQLV from the coding sequence ATGTATAAGAAACTACTAGAACCAGTAGAAGTAGGTACATGGAGGCTCAGAAACCGGATTGTTATGGCTCCAATGACAAGGTGTTTTGCCGATGATCAAACAGGAACCGTTGGGGATGACGTGGTTGAATACTACAGAAGACGAGCGGCAGATGGGATTGGCCTGATCATTACAGAAGGGATTATTATCAGTCAGCGGGGAAAAGGAACATTTAATTTGCCAGGCCTGTACACAGAGGGACAGGTCAAAGGCTGGGAAAAGGTCACAGATGCCGTGCATGAAGAAGGAGGCACCATAATCGCTCAATTGTGGCATGTTGGAAGACTGACTCATCATCAAGTAACTGGGGGATTTCCGCCACAAGCTCCATCTCCAATACGTGCAAAAGGTAAGGTTCATCGATTTGGAGAGCCCTTTGATATACCTGAAGAAATGACGGTTGATGATATTAAGGAAGTGATTCGGCAATATGCCAAAGCTGCCCGTAATGCGATACTGGCAGGGTTCGATGGTGTTGAAATTCATGGTGCTCATGGTTATCTGATCGATCAGTTTAACTCCGATGTTACCAATCAGCGAACTGATCGTTATGGCGGTAATCAGAGACAGCGATTAACGTTCATGAAAGAAGTTACTCAAGCAGTTATGCAGGAAGCGGGAGGCAATCGAACGGTGCTCCGTTTTTCGGAAATAAAGGATGATCTCCCTGATTTTAGATGGGATAATCCCGAGGAAACGCTAAAATTGTACGTTGAAGCATTTAAGGAAACGGGAGTAGAGATGCTCCATCCCTCAACCAATCATTTTGCCGGTTTCATCAGTAAAGATCATAAACTTCATGAGCTTGTCCGTAAGTACTGGTCCGGAATCAGTATCGGAGTCGGTGACCTTAACCCGAATACCGCCAACCAGGCAATAGAGAACGGTATAATTGATTTAGCGGCGTTTGGACGGCCACTTCTAGCGAATCCAGACTTTGTTCAAAGATTAATAACGAACGCTAAATTAGAAATCTATGATAAGACCAAGCATTTATCGCAGCTCGTTTAA
- a CDS encoding C40 family peptidase, producing the protein MKKLTAGLALAGVVAFNPATGHAAVGDQTLEPGTTHADVQELQEILDNKGYFSYSKTTTYYGDYTTDAVKKFQEAKGITVDGIAGDETFKALGVDGESNDSNIVEVAKKYEGTKYTWGGETAEEGFDCSGYLNQVFDEAENIDLPRTVDEIYSEGTSVDEPAVGDIVFFNLEGDGPSHAGVYVGNGEFWHASSSNGVTSDDLNSSYWSDKYIGAKSYE; encoded by the coding sequence TTGAAGAAACTAACAGCAGGATTAGCATTAGCAGGTGTTGTAGCATTCAATCCAGCGACAGGTCATGCCGCAGTAGGAGATCAGACTCTGGAACCTGGAACAACTCATGCAGACGTGCAAGAACTTCAAGAGATTTTAGACAACAAGGGATATTTCTCATATAGTAAAACAACTACTTACTATGGCGACTATACGACGGATGCCGTGAAAAAGTTCCAAGAAGCTAAAGGAATTACGGTAGATGGAATCGCTGGAGATGAAACATTTAAAGCGCTGGGTGTTGATGGAGAAAGTAACGATTCAAATATCGTGGAAGTAGCGAAAAAATATGAAGGCACAAAATATACGTGGGGCGGAGAAACAGCTGAAGAAGGCTTTGACTGCAGCGGATACTTAAATCAAGTGTTTGATGAAGCAGAAAACATAGACTTGCCGCGCACGGTAGATGAAATCTATTCAGAAGGAACTAGTGTAGATGAGCCGGCAGTTGGTGACATCGTGTTCTTTAACTTAGAAGGAGACGGTCCAAGCCATGCTGGTGTATACGTTGGTAACGGCGAATTCTGGCACGCATCATCATCAAATGGTGTTACATCAGATGACCTTAATAGCTCTTACTGGAGCGATAAATATATCGGAGCTAAAAGCTACGAATAA
- a CDS encoding MerR family transcriptional regulator encodes MSSESTPYKDKKVISIGIVRELTGLSLRQIRYYGERKLIFPDRNEKGTRRYSFSDIEKLIEIANKREEGVQTNEIRREMNKETKPVEKRMLKEMLRGQFNAHFRNNSNNKPF; translated from the coding sequence ATGTCTTCTGAAAGCACACCCTATAAAGATAAAAAGGTCATTTCAATAGGAATTGTGAGGGAGCTTACGGGATTATCTTTAAGACAGATCCGGTATTATGGAGAGCGAAAGTTAATATTCCCTGATCGCAATGAGAAAGGAACGCGAAGATATTCGTTTTCTGACATTGAAAAGCTCATTGAAATTGCGAATAAAAGGGAAGAGGGGGTACAGACAAATGAAATTAGACGGGAGATGAACAAGGAAACAAAACCGGTTGAAAAGAGAATGCTCAAAGAGATGCTGCGGGGTCAGTTTAATGCACACTTCAGGAATAATTCGAATAACAAACCATTTTAA
- a CDS encoding DinB family protein: MGALQLIETYKSDLQNYSVQQLRHIPEAGVWSLCQMYDHVILVAHEYLDQVEYCAAASEEQTLGKTEFGEKLFQNGGFPPIKIRLPVEMNAPPNNSETNEELMRRVDQVIERMKDWEGKVDSINPNYKIKHGGFGWLNAREWYDLIGMHFRHHLRQKSELEQRLLVK; the protein is encoded by the coding sequence ATGGGTGCTCTTCAATTGATCGAAACATACAAAAGTGACCTTCAGAACTATTCTGTGCAGCAGCTGAGACATATACCAGAGGCTGGGGTTTGGTCGCTATGTCAAATGTACGACCATGTGATTCTTGTCGCTCATGAGTACCTTGATCAGGTAGAATATTGTGCAGCAGCAAGCGAAGAGCAAACGCTTGGAAAGACGGAATTTGGTGAAAAATTATTTCAAAATGGAGGATTCCCGCCAATTAAAATCCGTTTGCCTGTTGAGATGAATGCTCCTCCAAATAATTCAGAAACCAATGAAGAGCTCATGCGGAGAGTTGATCAAGTTATTGAAAGGATGAAAGATTGGGAAGGAAAAGTAGATTCTATAAATCCAAACTACAAAATAAAACATGGTGGCTTTGGATGGCTTAACGCAAGGGAATGGTACGACTTGATCGGCATGCATTTTCGTCATCACCTTAGACAAAAGAGTGAGCTCGAACAAAGGCTTTTAGTGAAATAA
- a CDS encoding M15 family metallopeptidase, which yields MNNKDYLYIPEIKRIEGWKDIKIEMSGEKLVPLSQSSSFIVEPMYYINGILGAINECYVRESIAHMLEQASLKLPIGYKFIIWDTWRPVEVQQSLFNDYKKVLSSKHPNTNEEELITLTQKYVALPSTNVLQPSPHLTGGSVDLSIVDEKGKLLNMGTDFDDLSNKASTRYYEIRGNDNKINSFEKECLHNRRLLYHTLTSVGFTNYHEEWWHYDFGNQLWGKVTNNKC from the coding sequence ATGAATAATAAAGATTATTTATATATACCAGAAATCAAACGGATCGAGGGTTGGAAAGATATAAAGATAGAAATGAGTGGCGAAAAATTAGTACCGCTAAGTCAAAGTAGTAGTTTTATAGTAGAGCCTATGTATTATATAAATGGAATACTGGGTGCTATAAATGAATGCTATGTTCGTGAATCTATTGCTCATATGTTAGAGCAAGCATCATTAAAACTTCCCATCGGTTATAAATTTATTATTTGGGATACTTGGAGACCAGTAGAAGTACAACAGTCATTATTTAATGATTATAAAAAAGTATTATCTTCGAAACATCCAAATACCAACGAAGAAGAGTTAATAACATTGACACAAAAATATGTAGCATTACCATCTACTAATGTATTGCAACCTTCTCCGCATTTAACAGGTGGTTCCGTGGATTTATCTATTGTAGATGAAAAAGGAAAACTACTTAATATGGGAACAGATTTTGATGATTTATCGAATAAAGCTTCAACGAGATACTATGAAATCAGGGGAAACGACAATAAAATAAATAGTTTTGAGAAAGAGTGTTTACATAATAGAAGATTGTTATATCACACACTTACGTCAGTAGGTTTTACTAACTATCACGAAGAATGGTGGCATTATGATTTTGGAAATCAACTTTGGGGAAAAGTTACCAATAACAAATGTTAA